AGCAGGTGGATTTAACTACACGAGTCAGTTTATGAACATCGAGTGTATTAATATCAGCAGTGATGAACAAGAATCTTCGGAGTTTATTGAAGAGATACGTAAGTTTTTTACGCAAAAGAAAAATTTTCAAGCAGAGATACAAAAAGCTTTAGAATATGCTGCCGGATTTTCCTATTGGTATAGACGGGAGTTTTTACCGGATCATGATTACGTAAATATAAGGGGTGAAAGTAACGTATCTCGCTACATAGCAGTTCACAGTGTCCTTTTACGTTTAGAAGATAATGATGATTTTACTGAAGTATTAGCTAGTATCTTTGCAATTAAAATGGTAGATATAAAACTGCATATATCATTACCGAAGTTATCTCAAAAACCTGAATATAAATGGTTAGAATCTAGTTTAGCAGTAATACTGGGAAAAGATGATACTGTTGTTCGTGAAGATGAGGTGATGCTAATAGATTCAATAAGTAAATATGAGAGGATCCGTTTTTTATCTAAAGAGAATATTTCTCAAAATATTTTCAATGCAGTTGCAACTGAAGCAAAATATATAGCTTCGGCACCTTTTGTAGCACATGGTCGTATTGAATTGATGCACTATTTCGTTGAGCAAAGTGTGACTCATTCATATCATAGATATGGTAATTTAGGTGTACATGGATTACATCTTTATAAAAAACAAATTCAAGATTAGATACAATTAGAGAAGAAGTATAAGATATAGGAAAAAATATAACATGATTTTAATGATCGATAATTATGATAGTTTTACTTACAATATTGTGCAGTATTGTCGTGAACTTGGAACTGACTTAAAAATTATCCGTAATGATGAAATGAGTGTAGAAGAGATTGAAGCACTTCACCCTGAAAAAATTATTATCTCACCCGGACCTGCATCACCTGATGAAGCGGGAGTTACTTTAGAAGTTATCGAGCATTTTAAAGATAAACTGCCGATTCTCGGTATATGTTTAGGACATCAAAGTATTGCGCAAGTTTTCGGTGGAGATGTTGTTCGTGCAAAAAATATGATGCATGGTAAAACTTCTACTATGAAACAACATATCTCTTGTGAGATTTTTAAAGATCTTCCAGAAGAGTTTATCGCGACACGCTATCACTCTTTGATCGTAGATAAAAATACTTTACCGGATATTATAGAACCGACGGCATACTCAACTGACGATGATGAGATTATGGCATTAAAGATTAAAGATAGAGATATCTACGGGGTACAATTCCATCCGGAATCTATAATGAGCCAATACGGTCATGAGATTATAGGAAACTTTTTAAAACTATGATACAAAAACTCATCTTTTTCCTAATTTTAGGAATTGATGTCACGATCCTCTTTTTTCAGATAGATAATCTTTCCATCTCATCTGCAGAAACATATATATTATATGAAGAGAATTCATACTTGAGTTCTCTTTTTAATTTTTTACTTTCTACTTTCGGTAGTAATGACTATACATTAAGAATACCGATTATTTTAATACATCTGATCTCAACATTACTTTTCTATGAAATATCAAAGAAGTATGTAACAACTACACGTAACAGGTTATGGCTTTTACTATTATATGTAATGCTTCCTGGTACTTTAAGTGCTGCTATAGTACTTAGTCATGCATTTTTAATTCTATTTGGTT
This window of the Sulfurimonas sp. hsl 1-7 genome carries:
- a CDS encoding anthranilate synthase component II, which codes for MILMIDNYDSFTYNIVQYCRELGTDLKIIRNDEMSVEEIEALHPEKIIISPGPASPDEAGVTLEVIEHFKDKLPILGICLGHQSIAQVFGGDVVRAKNMMHGKTSTMKQHISCEIFKDLPEEFIATRYHSLIVDKNTLPDIIEPTAYSTDDDEIMALKIKDRDIYGVQFHPESIMSQYGHEIIGNFLKL